One window from the genome of Comamonas sp. lk encodes:
- a CDS encoding TlpA disulfide reductase family protein — MPEGAKESQAVDDHEQIRSRSSRRLWLTGGVAVAAAAAGAGVAWWRSQPQAMGPSAEQQLWSQVFETADGKPFAMADWQGKSVLLNFWATWCPPCVKEMPMLSAFAAQQARHGIQVIGLAVDKNEAVLRFLQRQPVQYPVAMAMQGGLGLTRTLGNLQGGLPFTVLFDAKGQVRQRKIGELSGEDLANWSQKS; from the coding sequence ATGCCTGAAGGCGCAAAAGAAAGTCAGGCCGTCGATGATCACGAGCAGATCAGGTCGCGCAGCTCCCGGCGCCTGTGGTTGACGGGCGGCGTGGCGGTGGCTGCAGCGGCTGCCGGCGCCGGTGTGGCCTGGTGGCGCAGCCAGCCTCAGGCCATGGGGCCAAGCGCCGAGCAGCAGCTATGGAGCCAGGTTTTCGAAACTGCGGATGGCAAGCCTTTTGCCATGGCTGACTGGCAGGGCAAAAGTGTTTTGCTCAATTTCTGGGCCACCTGGTGCCCGCCCTGCGTCAAGGAAATGCCCATGCTCAGTGCGTTTGCGGCGCAGCAGGCGCGCCACGGCATACAGGTCATCGGTTTGGCGGTGGATAAGAATGAGGCGGTGCTCAGATTCCTGCAGCGTCAGCCAGTGCAATACCCCGTGGCAATGGCCATGCAAGGCGGTCTGGGCCTGACCCGTACCTTGGGAAATCTGCAAGGAGGCCTGCCGTTCACGGTGTTATTTGATGCCAAAGGGCAAGTACGACAACGTAAAATAGGTGAGTTGTCTGGCGAAGATCTTGCTAATTGGAGTCAGAAGAGCTGA
- the prmA gene encoding 50S ribosomal protein L11 methyltransferase, whose product MFELSLLCPEDRVETISDALDALDALSVSVEDADAQTDAEQALFGEPGMPPPKDGWQRSRVIALFPNEEAAREARALLEPQDFFEGCSVLAVKTVPEQDWVRLTQSQFAPVDITPEFWIVPTWHELPPEAKISIRLDPGLAFGTGTHPTTRMCLRWISRQAEGTLSRTLDYGCGSGILAIGAAKFGATEIDAVDIDPAAVESTNYNASANHVQLKSGLPDAAGGAYQTVLANILATPLKVLAPLLCARVQAGGNLVLAGILERQADELKEAYAPYLQLEVADSEDGWILMTAQRAA is encoded by the coding sequence ATGTTTGAGCTGAGCCTGTTGTGCCCGGAAGACCGGGTTGAAACCATCAGCGATGCGCTGGATGCCCTGGACGCGCTGAGCGTTTCGGTGGAAGACGCTGACGCACAAACCGACGCCGAGCAGGCATTGTTTGGCGAGCCCGGCATGCCCCCACCCAAAGACGGCTGGCAGCGCAGCCGCGTGATTGCGCTGTTTCCCAACGAGGAAGCTGCCAGGGAAGCACGCGCCTTGCTGGAGCCGCAGGACTTTTTTGAAGGCTGCTCTGTGCTGGCCGTCAAAACGGTTCCCGAGCAGGACTGGGTGCGCCTGACGCAGTCGCAGTTTGCCCCGGTGGACATCACGCCAGAGTTCTGGATTGTGCCCACCTGGCATGAGTTGCCCCCCGAGGCCAAGATCAGCATTCGCCTGGACCCAGGTCTGGCCTTTGGCACCGGCACTCACCCCACCACCCGCATGTGCCTGCGCTGGATCTCTCGCCAGGCTGAGGGCACGCTGAGCCGCACGCTGGATTACGGCTGCGGTTCCGGCATTTTGGCCATCGGTGCTGCCAAGTTCGGTGCCACCGAGATCGACGCGGTGGACATCGATCCCGCTGCCGTGGAATCGACCAACTACAACGCCAGTGCCAATCATGTGCAGCTGAAGTCGGGTCTGCCCGATGCGGCCGGTGGTGCATACCAGACCGTGCTGGCCAATATTCTGGCAACCCCGCTCAAGGTGCTCGCTCCTTTGCTGTGCGCCCGCGTACAAGCCGGTGGCAATCTGGTGCTGGCCGGTATTTTGGAGCGCCAGGCGGACGAGCTCAAAGAGGCTTATGCCCCTTATCTGCAGCTGGAAGTGGCGGACAGCGAAGACGGCTGGATCCTTATGACGGCTCAGCGCGCTGCCTGA
- the accB gene encoding acetyl-CoA carboxylase biotin carboxyl carrier protein, translating into MDLRKLKTLIDLVSESNVSELEITEAEGKVRIVKSEGAVVQQFVAAPMQAAVPAAPVAAAPVAAAPAAVEGHVVKSPMVGTFYRASSPGAKPFVDVGSQVKEGETICIVEAMKILNEIEADKSGTVVRVLGENGQAVEYGQPLFVIE; encoded by the coding sequence ATGGATTTGCGAAAACTCAAGACCCTTATTGATCTGGTGTCCGAATCGAACGTTTCGGAACTGGAAATCACAGAAGCAGAGGGCAAGGTCCGTATCGTCAAGAGCGAAGGCGCCGTGGTGCAGCAGTTTGTCGCTGCCCCCATGCAAGCTGCCGTGCCTGCTGCCCCTGTGGCCGCAGCGCCCGTGGCTGCCGCTCCCGCAGCGGTTGAAGGCCATGTGGTCAAGTCTCCCATGGTCGGTACCTTCTACCGCGCTTCCAGCCCTGGCGCCAAGCCTTTTGTGGATGTGGGCAGCCAGGTCAAGGAAGGCGAGACCATCTGCATCGTTGAAGCGATGAAGATCCTCAACGAAATCGAAGCCGACAAGAGCGGCACGGTGGTGCGCGTGTTGGGCGAGAACGGCCAGGCCGTGGAATACGGCCAACCCCTGTTTGTGATCGAGTGA
- the mpl gene encoding UDP-N-acetylmuramate:L-alanyl-gamma-D-glutamyl-meso-diaminopimelate ligase produces the protein MHIHILGICGTFMGGLAALAREAGHKVTGCDSGVYPPMSDQLRQLGIELIEGYGADQISLQPDMYVVGNVVSRKRLPDGSPKFPLMEAILDTGAAYTSGPQWLAEHVLRGRHVLAVAGTHGKTTTTSMLTWVLECAGLQPGFLVGGVPLDFGVSARLGSVKRPTNGPGPVGDEPLFVIEADEYDTAFFDKRSKFVHYRPRTAVLNNLEFDHADIFDDLAAIERQFHHLVRTVPATGRVVVNGLEESLTRVLSQGCWSEERTFGTAVSDFSADGDPSDFDVLLRGKKVAHLSWSLTGVHNQLNALAAIAAADHVGVSAQVACEALSRFQNVKRRMELRGTVDGIEVYDDFAHHPTAIRTTLDGLRRKLGSEARILAVFEPRSNTMKLGTMKSQLPWSLESADLAFCHTAGLDWDAAEALTPMGIGPGQRAQVAGNIDELIAQITAVARHGDHIVCMSNGGFGGIHAKLLEALVTR, from the coding sequence ATGCACATACATATTCTGGGCATTTGCGGCACCTTCATGGGAGGCCTGGCCGCTCTGGCACGCGAAGCCGGTCACAAGGTCACGGGTTGCGACTCGGGCGTCTATCCACCCATGAGCGATCAGCTACGTCAGCTGGGTATCGAGCTGATCGAAGGCTATGGCGCCGACCAGATCTCGCTACAGCCCGATATGTATGTGGTGGGCAATGTGGTCAGCCGCAAGCGCCTGCCCGACGGCTCGCCCAAATTCCCGCTGATGGAAGCGATTCTGGATACCGGCGCGGCCTATACCAGCGGACCGCAGTGGCTGGCAGAGCATGTTCTGCGCGGCCGCCACGTGCTGGCCGTGGCCGGCACCCATGGCAAGACCACGACCACCTCCATGCTGACCTGGGTGCTGGAATGCGCGGGGCTTCAGCCCGGCTTTCTGGTGGGCGGCGTGCCGCTGGACTTTGGCGTCTCTGCCCGCCTGGGCTCTGTTAAGCGTCCGACCAACGGGCCCGGCCCTGTGGGTGATGAGCCGCTGTTTGTGATCGAGGCCGACGAATACGACACGGCCTTCTTCGACAAGCGCAGCAAATTTGTGCACTACCGCCCGCGTACGGCAGTGCTCAACAATCTGGAATTCGATCACGCCGACATCTTTGACGATCTGGCCGCCATCGAGCGCCAGTTCCACCATCTGGTGCGCACAGTGCCTGCCACGGGCCGCGTCGTGGTCAACGGCCTGGAAGAAAGCCTGACCCGCGTACTCAGCCAGGGCTGCTGGAGCGAAGAACGTACGTTTGGCACAGCCGTCAGCGATTTCAGCGCCGACGGCGATCCCAGCGACTTTGACGTGCTGCTGCGCGGCAAGAAAGTCGCTCATCTTTCCTGGTCGCTGACCGGTGTGCACAACCAGCTCAACGCCCTGGCAGCCATTGCTGCAGCCGACCATGTGGGCGTGAGCGCCCAGGTCGCCTGCGAAGCGCTGTCACGCTTTCAGAATGTGAAGCGCCGCATGGAACTGCGCGGCACGGTGGACGGCATCGAGGTCTATGACGACTTTGCCCACCACCCCACGGCCATCCGCACCACGCTGGACGGCCTGCGCCGCAAGCTCGGCAGCGAGGCCCGCATCCTTGCCGTCTTCGAGCCTCGCAGCAACACCATGAAACTGGGCACCATGAAAAGCCAGCTGCCCTGGTCGCTGGAAAGCGCCGATCTGGCTTTTTGCCATACGGCGGGCCTGGACTGGGACGCCGCCGAAGCGCTGACACCCATGGGCATCGGTCCGGGCCAGCGCGCTCAGGTCGCTGGCAATATTGATGAGCTGATTGCCCAGATCACGGCCGTGGCACGGCATGGCGACCATATTGTCTGCATGAGCAATGGAGGCTTTGGCGGCATACACGCCAAGCTACTGGAAGCGCTGGTAACCCGGTAA
- a CDS encoding YqcC family protein codes for MITAHMHNELLEHLQQLEAELQAQQLWSATAPNPKALESTMPFMYDTLQLHEWLQWVFLPRLRALIDAKGQLPHQSHIHPLAEHEWEKRSDFDKRQLLLVLSRIDGSINGCGMTPPPAEDTRH; via the coding sequence ATGATTACCGCACATATGCACAACGAACTGCTGGAACATCTGCAGCAACTGGAAGCTGAGCTGCAAGCCCAGCAACTATGGTCTGCCACTGCGCCCAACCCCAAGGCGCTGGAGTCGACCATGCCTTTTATGTACGACACCTTGCAGTTGCACGAATGGCTGCAATGGGTGTTTCTGCCACGCTTGCGTGCGCTGATCGATGCCAAGGGCCAGCTACCCCATCAAAGCCATATCCACCCTCTGGCCGAGCATGAGTGGGAAAAGCGCAGCGACTTTGACAAGCGCCAATTGCTGCTGGTCCTGTCGCGCATCGACGGCAGCATCAATGGCTGCGGCATGACGCCACCACCCGCCGAGGACACACGCCACTAA
- the accC gene encoding acetyl-CoA carboxylase biotin carboxylase subunit: MFKKILVANRGEIALRIQRACRELGIKAVMVYSEADRDAKYVKLADEAVCIGPAPSSLSYLNMPAIISAAEVTDAEAIHPGYGFLSENADFAERVEKSGFTFIGPTPENIRIMGDKVSAKQAMIKAGVPCVPGSDGELPDDPALIKRIAKAIGYPVIIKASGGGGGRGMRVVHTEAALINAVQMTKAEAGAAFGNPAVYMEKYLQNPRHVEIQILADTHKNAVYLGERDCSMQRRHQKVIEEAPAPGIPRKLIERIGERCAAACKKIGYRGAGTFEFLFENGEFYFIEMNTRVQVEHPITELITGIDIVRTQIMIAAGEKLPFTQRQVEFKGHAIECRVNAEDPYKFTPSPGRITMWHAPGGPGVRVDTHVYNNYFVPPNYDSMIGKIITYGDTREQAIARMRTALQETVVEGINTNIPLHQDLMVDSKFMEGGTNIHYLEEWLTHRNTNKR, from the coding sequence ATGTTTAAGAAAATTTTGGTTGCCAATCGGGGCGAAATTGCCCTGCGCATCCAGCGCGCTTGCCGCGAGCTGGGTATCAAGGCGGTGATGGTGTATTCCGAAGCCGACCGTGATGCCAAGTATGTCAAGCTGGCCGACGAGGCCGTTTGCATCGGCCCCGCTCCGTCGTCGCTTTCCTACCTCAATATGCCGGCGATTATTTCGGCTGCCGAGGTGACGGACGCTGAAGCCATTCACCCTGGCTATGGCTTCCTGTCCGAGAATGCCGACTTTGCCGAGCGTGTGGAAAAGAGCGGCTTTACCTTCATTGGCCCTACGCCTGAGAACATCCGCATCATGGGTGACAAGGTTTCGGCCAAGCAAGCCATGATCAAGGCCGGCGTGCCCTGCGTGCCTGGTTCCGATGGCGAACTGCCCGACGATCCGGCGCTGATCAAGCGCATTGCCAAGGCCATTGGCTACCCCGTGATCATCAAGGCCTCGGGCGGTGGCGGCGGCCGTGGCATGCGCGTGGTGCATACCGAAGCTGCGCTGATCAACGCCGTGCAAATGACCAAGGCTGAGGCCGGCGCTGCATTCGGCAATCCTGCCGTCTACATGGAAAAGTATCTGCAAAACCCACGTCACGTGGAAATCCAGATACTGGCCGATACGCACAAGAACGCCGTCTATCTGGGTGAGCGCGACTGCTCCATGCAGCGCCGCCACCAGAAGGTGATCGAGGAAGCTCCGGCTCCCGGTATTCCCCGCAAGCTGATTGAGCGCATCGGTGAGCGCTGCGCTGCTGCCTGCAAGAAAATCGGCTATCGCGGTGCGGGTACTTTCGAGTTCCTGTTTGAAAACGGCGAGTTCTACTTCATCGAGATGAACACCCGCGTGCAGGTGGAGCACCCCATCACCGAGCTGATCACGGGTATCGACATTGTGCGTACCCAGATCATGATCGCTGCGGGCGAGAAGCTGCCTTTTACCCAGCGCCAGGTCGAGTTCAAGGGTCACGCCATTGAGTGCCGCGTGAACGCCGAAGATCCTTACAAGTTCACGCCTTCGCCCGGTCGTATCACCATGTGGCATGCGCCCGGTGGCCCCGGCGTGCGCGTGGACACCCATGTCTACAACAACTACTTTGTGCCGCCCAACTACGACTCCATGATCGGCAAGATCATCACGTACGGCGACACCCGTGAACAAGCCATTGCCCGCATGCGCACTGCGCTGCAGGAAACCGTGGTGGAAGGCATCAATACCAATATTCCTCTGCACCAGGATTTGATGGTTGATTCCAAGTTCATGGAAGGCGGCACCAACATCCACTACCTTGAAGAGTGGCTGACGCACCGCAACACCAACAAGCGATGA